The Candidatus Eremiobacterota bacterium genome contains the following window.
GCACCTCGAGGAAGACCTCCGCGCGTGGGACGCGCTCGCGAGAGAGGCCGCCGAGCCGCCGCAGCGCGGGCTCTTCCGCTACCGCCGCGAGGGCGTGAAGCACCACTACGATCCGGCGCTGCTGAAGAACCTGCGCAAGACGATCGTCGCGCGCGACGAGGCGGCGTTCCTCGCGCTCTCCGACCAGCTCGAGCAGCGCGAGACGATCGCGCTGCGCGATCTGGTCGAGCCGGTCCCGATCGGCGACCCCGTGCCGCTCGACGAGGTGGAACCGGAGGACGCGATCGCGGCGCGCTTCGTCACCGCGGCGATGTCGCTCGGCGCGCTCGGTCCCGAGGCGCACGAGGCGGTCGCGCTCGGCGCGAAGCTCGCCGGCGCGCGCAGCAACGGCGGCGAGGGGGGCGAGGACCCGACGCGCACGCTGAACGCGATCAAGCAAGTCGCGTCGGCGAGGTTCGGCGTCGCGCCCGAATACCTCGCGACCGCCGACGAGCTCGAGATCAAGATCGCGCAGGGCGCGAAGCCCGGCGAGGGCGGGCAGATCCCCGGCTTCAAGGTGACCGAGGAGATCGCCGTGCTGCGTGGCGCGGTGAAAGGGCAGTCGCTGGTCTCGCCGCCGCCGCACCACGACATCTACTCGATCGAAGATCTCGCGCAGTTGATCTACGACCTGCGCCGCGCGAACGCGAAGGCGAAGATCGCGGTGAAGCTGGTCGCGCAGTCGGGGATCGGGTACGTCGCGAGCGGCGTCGCGAAGGCGCGCGCCGACATCGTGCACGTCGCCGGCCACGACGGCGGCACCGGCGCCTCGCCGCTCGGCTCGATCAAGCACGCGGGCTTGCCGTGGGAGCTGGGGCTCATCGAGACGCACCACACGCTGGTGGCGAACGGGCTGCGCGGCCGCGTCGCGATCCGCGTCGACGGCGGCTTCAAGACCGGCCGCGACGTCGTGCTCGCCTCGATGCTCGGTGCCGACGCGTTCGCGTTCGGCAGCGCGCTGCTGGTCGCGCTGGGCTGCATCTACGCGCGACAATGCCATCAGAACACCTGCCCGGTCGGGATCGCGACCCAGGACGCCGCGCTGCGCGGGAAGTTTCCCGGCTCGGCGGAGGACGCGGAGACGTTCCTGCGCTTCGTCGCGCGCGACGTGCGGCGGCGGCTCGCCGCGCTCGGCGCGCGTTCGCTCGCCGAGATTCGCGGCCGCGGCGATCTGGTGCGCCCGCGCTACGACCGCGCGCAGGGGATCGACCTCGACGAGCTGCTGCGCTTGCCGGAGACGCGCGCGCCGTTCGACTTCGCGCGGACCGACGACGCGCACCTCGACGACGAAGCGGTCTCGGGCGAAACGCAGCGCATCACGCCGGCGGACCGCGCCGTCGGCGCGCGGCTCGCGTACGACGCCGTCGTGCGCAAAGCGCGCGGCGAGCACGTCGCTCCGGCGGCGTACCGCTATCGCGGCAGCGCGGGGCAGAGCTTCGGTGCGTTCATCACCGCCCCGCTGACGCTCGAGCTCGACGGCGAGGCGAACGACGGCGCCGGCAAAGGGATGAGCGGCGGGACGCTGATCGTGCGCGGCGCTGGGAGCGCCGACGAGCCGGCCGTCGGCAACGCGTGCTTCTACGGCGCGCGCGGCGGCGAGGCGTTCGTGCGCGGCGCGGCCGGCGAGCGGCTCGCGGTGCGCAACAGCGGCGCGACGATCGTCGTGGAAGGCGCCGGCGACCACGCCTGCGAGTACATGACGAAGGGCACCGTCGTGATCCTTGGCGCGACGGGACGAAATCTCGCAAGCGGGATGACCGGCGGCGAGTTGTTCGTGCTGCAAGCGCATGCGATGCGGCTCGGCCCCACCCCGCTCGTCGCGCACGAGCTGGACGAGGTCTCACGCGCGCGGCTGCGCGATTTGTTGCGGCGTCATTACGAGGCGACCGGCTCGCCGCGCGCGCTGGAGTATCTGGACGAACGCGCCGGCGCGCTCGACGCGTTCGTCCGTTTTGCGGTCGAGGCGGCTAGTACGTCGAGCCCGGCGGCTTCGGCGGTTCCGGCGGCGGCGGGGGCGGTGGAGTCGGCGGCGTCCCCGGCGCGGATTTCTGCGTCGCGGACTGCACGGCGCTGAACGTCGCGTCGGCCGCTTTGCGCGCCTGATCGGCGAAGATCGAGAGGTGCTGCTGCGCCTGCGCGGTGCCGGCTTCGAGAACGGTCTTGCCGGTGGCGATGAACGCGCCCGCGTGCTGCATCGCCGCGTTGGCCTGCTCTTGCGCCGCGGCGGTGAGGTGCGGCGTCTGCTCGATGAGCGTCTTCTGGAGCTCTTGCGCCTTGGCGACGCCCTGCTGCACCAGCGGC
Protein-coding sequences here:
- a CDS encoding glutamate synthase subunit alpha, encoding HLEEDLRAWDALAREAAEPPQRGLFRYRREGVKHHYDPALLKNLRKTIVARDEAAFLALSDQLEQRETIALRDLVEPVPIGDPVPLDEVEPEDAIAARFVTAAMSLGALGPEAHEAVALGAKLAGARSNGGEGGEDPTRTLNAIKQVASARFGVAPEYLATADELEIKIAQGAKPGEGGQIPGFKVTEEIAVLRGAVKGQSLVSPPPHHDIYSIEDLAQLIYDLRRANAKAKIAVKLVAQSGIGYVASGVAKARADIVHVAGHDGGTGASPLGSIKHAGLPWELGLIETHHTLVANGLRGRVAIRVDGGFKTGRDVVLASMLGADAFAFGSALLVALGCIYARQCHQNTCPVGIATQDAALRGKFPGSAEDAETFLRFVARDVRRRLAALGARSLAEIRGRGDLVRPRYDRAQGIDLDELLRLPETRAPFDFARTDDAHLDDEAVSGETQRITPADRAVGARLAYDAVVRKARGEHVAPAAYRYRGSAGQSFGAFITAPLTLELDGEANDGAGKGMSGGTLIVRGAGSADEPAVGNACFYGARGGEAFVRGAAGERLAVRNSGATIVVEGAGDHACEYMTKGTVVILGATGRNLASGMTGGELFVLQAHAMRLGPTPLVAHELDEVSRARLRDLLRRHYEATGSPRALEYLDERAGALDAFVRFAVEAASTSSPAASAVPAAAGAVESAASPARISASRTARR